ACCGTCACCACGTCCGCGGCACCCCACATCACCGGAGCGCAGAAGGCTGTTGCCGTCATGCGCATCGGGCTCGGTTGGGTGTTCCTGTGGGCCTTCCTGGACAAGGTCTTCGGGTTCGGGTATTCCACGCCCAGTGCCCGGGCCTGGATCAACGGCGGATCGCCGACCAAGGGCTTCCTCGGCAACGTGCACGTCGGACCGCTGCAGTCGGTGTTCCGGGACCTCGCCGGGAACGTCGTCATCGACTGGCTCTTCATGCTGGCGCTGCTCGGGCTCGGCGTGGCTCTGATCCTCGGGGTGACGCTGCGGATCGCCGCCGTGTCCGGTTCACTCCTGCTGCTGTTGATGTGGGCGGCCGAATGGCCGATGGCCCAGTTCAACTCGGCCGGTGTGGCCACCGGATCGAGCAATCCGCTGGTCGACTACCACATCATCTTCGCCATCGGCCTGGCCGTGATCGCCGCGCTCGGCGCCGCCTCCCCGTGGGGGCTTGGCAAGTGGTGGAGCAGCCGGCCGGTCGTCGACGCCCACCCCGTCCTGCGCTGATCTTCGGCGCAGATCAACCGGGAGAACATCCCGCCGCAACTGGAGAAAGGACCTCCATGAGCATCGAACGCTCCAACTTCATCCTCGTCGGCATCGACGGGACGCCGGCTTCCACCGCGGCCGTGCTGTGGGCCGCCGACGAGGCCGCCCGTCGCCGGGCCGACCTACATCTGCTGCACGCCTACGCGATCCCAGCGCCGCCCGGCTTCCCCGGGGCCGGGATGACGGTCGGGGATCTGACGAACTCCGTCCGGGAAGCCGGCCGGGCACAGCTCGCCGACGCCGAGGCCGCGGCGCTGGCCCGTCACCCCGAACTCACGGTCGACACCATGATGGAGTGCGGTTCGGCGGTGGATCTGTTGCGGGAAGAGGCCGAACACGCCCTGTTGCTGGTCGTCGGCACCCGCGCCGAACACGAGTTCGTCGAATCGGTCTTCGGGAGTGTGGCGGCCCGGCTGGCCGGGCACGCGCCGTGCCCGGTGGTCGTCATCCGTGAGGGTGCCGACGTCGCGACCACGGACCGCCCGGTTGTGATCGGCCTGGACGGAACCCCGAGCTGCGAGGGCGCGGTGGCCTTCGCCTTCGAGGAGGCGTCCCTGCGGCAGGTCGAATTGATCGCCGTGCACAGCTGGGACGACAGCCCGTTCGACGGATTCCAGCGCGTCTACCCGCTCCTGATCGACCGTGATGCCATCGACGAGGAGGAACGTCGAGTGCTGGTCGAACAGCTGGGAGGTTGGGTCGACCGCTACCCGGACGTCACGGTGCGATCGGTGGTGCGCCGGGGCAAGGCGGAAGCGGGCCTCACCCACCCCGACGCCGAACACGCCACCGTGCCGGCCCTGGTGGTCGTGGGTACGCGGGGGGCCGGCCGGTTCACCGCCTTGGTCAAGGGATCGACCAGCCGGGACCTGCTCGCCCACTCGCCGATCCCGGTGGCCGTCGTCCGTGGCGAGTACGCGGACGGCCGCTACGACGCGACCAGGAAGAAACGGCCGCTCAACGTTTGATCTCCGCGCCGAACACGGCCGCCTGCGTACGGCGCTGCATGCCGAGCTTGGACAGCAGCGCCGAGACGTAGTTCTTGATCGTCTTCTCGGCCAGGTGAAGGTGTTCGCCGATCTGCCGGTTGGTCAGGCCGTCCGCGATCAAGGCCAGGATGTCCCGGTCGCGGTCGGTCAGGCCCTCCATCCGCTTGTCGTGCGGTTCTCCCTCCCGCAGCCGGGTGAGCAGGCGCCCGGTGACCTTCGGGTCCATCAGGGACCCACCGGCCGCCACCTGTCGGATGGCGTCGACCAGGGAGGATCCGCGGATCTCCTTGAGGAGGTACCCGGCCGCGCCGGCCATCACCGCCGCGAACAGCGCCTCGTCGTCGTCGTAGGACGTCAGGATCAGGCACTGCAGATCGGGATCGGCCGACCGCAGGTCGCGGCACACGTCGATCCCGCTGCCGTCCGGCAGGCGGGCGTCCAGGATGGCGACCTGAGGGCGAAGGCTCGGGACCCGGGCCAGCGCCTCGGCGGCGGAGCCGGCCTCTCCGACCACCTCGATATCGCCGGCGGCGCTGATCAGGTCGGCGATGCCACGCCGGACGATCTCGTGATCGTCCAGAAGGAACACGCGAATCGGGGCCGTGGTCATCGGTCTCCTGTCGTCGTCGGTGCTGCGAAAAGGGGTACGGCCCAGGTCAGGACGGTTCCGCCGTCCGGTCCGGGGGAGGTGTTGAAGTGGCCGTTCCGGCGGGTCGCCCTGGCCTTCATGTTGCCCAGGCCGCTGTTGCGCGTCGGCTCACCGATTCCGATGCCGGTGTCGCTCACCACCAGAGTCAACCAGCCGTCGGCCACCCGTAGATCGACGTCGACCAGGTCGGCGTCGGAATGACGGGCGGCGTTGGACAGCGCCTCCCGCAGCACGGCCTGCACGTCGTCGAACAATTCGGCGGCCACCACCGTGTCGATCGGGCCGACGAATCGGATGTGCGGTTCCGCCCGCATGGTCGGGGCTATCTCGTCCAGCGTGGCCAGCAGCTGGGTCCGGGCGCTCGCGGTGCTCCTCGGGGTCTGAAGGGCGAAGATCGAGGTCCGGATCTGGCGGATGGTCTCGTCGATGTCGTCGACCACGCGAGTCAACCGGTCGGCCCGGTTGGGCAGCGACCCGGACAGCACGCTCTGCACGGTCAACCCGGCCGCGAAGAGCCGTTGGATGACGTGGTCGTGCAGGTCGCGGGCGATGCGGTCCCGATCTTCCAGGAGCGCCAATCGCTCACCGACGGCTCGGGCGTCGGCCAGTTCCAACGCAACCGCGGCGTGCCCGGCGAAGGTGGCGGCCATGTCCAGTTCGGCCAGGGAGAAGGCCGTACGCCCGGCCAGCCGAGCCGCCAGGAGCGCACCACGGGGCCGGCCGGACCCGGTGAGTGGCAAGGCGATCACCGGCCCGATCCGGACCACGTCGGCGATGTGTACCCGGAGATTGTCGGCCTTGTCGACCCGGGCGATCCGGATCGGCTGACCGGTGTCGATCGCCGCCTGGGACAACGTCCCGGCGTCCGGATACACCCGGCCGGTGAGTTCGGCGGCGCCCTGACCGGTGGCCACCTCGATGCGCAGTCGGGCGCCGTCGCCGACCGGCAGCACGACGATGACCACGTCGGCCTCGGCCATCACCTTGACCTGCTCGGCGATGTCGTCGAGGGCGTTGTCGACCGGTCTCGTCAGCAAACGCCGGGTGATCTCGGTGGATGCCTCGAGCCAGTCCTGCCGGCGCTGGCTGTCCCGGAACAGCCGGGCGTTCTCGATCGCGATTGCGGCCGTCGCGGCCAGCGAGACCGCCAGGTCGGTGTGTTCGGCGGTGAACTGCCCGGTCTCGTTCTCGGTGAGGTACAGGTTGCCGTAGACCTCGCCGCGCAGCTTGATCGGCACGCCGAGGAAGGAACTCATCGGGGGATGGTTCGCGGGGAAACCGGACGAGCGCGGATCGGCGCCCAACTCGAGCAGGGTGATCGGTTCCGGGTGGGCGATCAATGCCCCGAGCAGGCCCTTTCCCTTCGGCAACGGGCCGATCGAATCCACCAACTCCGGGTCCATGCCGACGTGGATGAACTGCTCCAGGGTCCCGTCCTGGCCGATCACCCCCAGCGCCCCGTATCTGGCGCCGGTCAGGTCGCAAGCCGACTGGACCACGCGGCGCAGGACCTCAGGAAGGGACAACTCGCCCACGATCGAGCTGTTGGCGGTCAGCAACTTCCGGAGGCCGTCACGGGCGGCCACGACCTCCCCGGCCCGGCTGACCAACTGCTCGAGCAGTTCGTCGATGTGGAGTTTCGGAACGGTCGGCAACTCGGACAAGAGGTCGGCTCCGTTCTCCCGGATCAGAAACACGATAGCCAACAGTCTGTCAGGCGTGGATCGGCCGCAGAAGGCCGCGGGGTGTCAGCGACCGGATCCATGGCCGAATGCCGGACGACAAGGGTCTTTGGACCATGGGCAACGGTGGCCGCGCGGCGTTTGCTGGGAGGCGGTGGCGTTGCGTTCCGCAGCAGCTTCCCAGCGTTCCAGGGAGATGATGTGTTCACGCCGGTGTTCGGTCTGTCGGCGCAACAGACCGTCCAGGTGTTGTCGGCCGCCGGGCGCGCGCCGTCGTTGCACAACAGCCAGCCGTGGGCCTTCCGACTGACCTCCGACCGGATCGAACTGCACCTGGATCCGGCGCGTCGGCTTCCGGCGAGTGATCCGGACGGGCGGGAGGCCCGCCTCGCCTGCGGTGCCGCGCTGTTCAATCTCCGGCTGGCGTTGGCCCGCCACGGGGTGCGGGCCACCTCCGACGTGGTCGCCGAGCCGGGCGACGGGCCGCTGGCCGTCGTCGAGCTCGGCGGTGATTTCGCGCTGAGCCCGGAACGGGCCGAACTGGAACGGGCCATCGTCCACCGCCGCACCAACCGTCGACCGTTCTTCGACGAAGACGTGCCGCCGGGTCACCGTCTGACCCTCGCCCGTGCCGCGGAGATCGAGGGCGCCACCCTCTGGACGGTGAGCGAGCCGCTGATCCTGGACCGGCTGGCCGGCCTGGCCGAATCGGCCGATCGCGCCCAGCACGCGGATCCGGCCTGGTTGCGGGAATGGGCGGCGTGGACCGGCGGCTCCGGCGGTGACGACCGTGATCCGGTCATCACCGCCGGCCCGGGCCCGGTGCCGGACGATCCGTGGGCGCGCCGCGACTTCGGGCGGCCGGCCGGCCGGCCCGCTGGACCGCAGCCGTTGGTCGCCGTTCTGGCCACACCCGACGACCAGCCGCGGTCCCAGGTGCTGGCCGGTCAGGCCATGGAACGGGTCCTGCTGACGGCAACCGGCCTCGGCCTGGCCGCGTCCTTCGTCTCGCGGCTCGTGGAGGTCCCGTCGGTGCGCGCGCAGGTCGCGGCGCTGATCGGGGGAGCCCTGTACCCGCAGACGGTGCTGCGGATCGGTTTCGGGGGCCCGGTCCCCGGGACCACCCGCCGGGCCGTGGAGGAGTGTCTGTGGTCGCAGCCGTGTGAGCACGACCGGGAGGCCGCAATCCTGCGGCAGGTGCGCTAGCGACCCCCGCTGCCCTCCCTGCCCTGCCGCCTCTGGCTTCCCACGCCCTGACCTACCCTCATCACGGCCGCCGAGATCCGGTGGGCCGCTGTCACCTGGAGCCGCTTTGTCCGTCGATGCCGAACTGTCCACCCCGAGCCTGTCCGTCGGCGTCATCGGCTACGGGGCGCGGATCTCCTACATCCGGGCGCCCGACCGGCACGGCAACTGGGCCGATGTGGCCAAGGGGTTCGACGACCCGGCCGCGTGGCGGGCTGATCCGACGTTCCAGGGTGCGACCATCGGGCGGTACGCCAACCGGATCAACCGCGGCACCTTCGAACTGGACGGGCGCCGCTTCCACGTCCCGCTCAATGACGGGGCGAATGCCCTCCACGGCGGCCCCGGCGGCTTCTCGGACCGCGATTGGGAGGTCGAACCGCCGGTCGTCACCCCGCACGAATCCAGCGTGACGATGCGGCGCACCAGCCCCGACGGCGAGATGGGATTCCCCGGAAACCTCGATGTGTCAGTGGTTTTCAGCGTGACCGGCAGCGAGTTGACGATCGACTACCGGGCCATCACCGACGCCCCGACGCCGGTGAACCTGACCAACCACGTGTATCTGAACCTGGCCGGGCGACCCAGCTCGATCGCCGACCACGAGGTCACCCTGTTCGCCGACCGGGTCGCGGAGATCGGTCCGGGATTGATCTCGACCGGGGGGTTGATCGACGTGGCCGGCACGCCGCTCGACTTCCGGACGCCCGCGCCGATCGGGGAGCGCTGGCGGGCGTCACATCCGCAGATGGTGCTGGCCGGCGGTTATGACCACGCCTACCTGCTGGACTCCAGCGGCGGGGAGTACGACGGGTTGCGGCTCGGCGCCAGGGTCATCGAGCCGTCGACCGGCCGTTGCCTGGAACTGTTCACCGATCAGCCGACCGTGCAGTTCTACAGCGGGAACATGCTGACCGGCACGGTGGTCGAGCGCTCGGGCTCCACCCTGCGTCAGAGCGACGCGTTCTGCCTGGAGCCGCAGCAACTCTCGGACTCGGTGAATCAACCGCACTTCCCGAGCACGGTGTTGCGCCCGGGGGCGGAGTACCGCAACCGCACGATCTACCGCTTCTCGGCCGAGTAACCGCCGATCGGGGGTTCCCCGGGCCCGGATCGGTGGCTACGTTGCTGGACATGGCTTACGACCGTGATCTGGCCGAACGTGTCCGTGAGGAACTGGCCGAGCGCAGCGACGTGGTGGAGAAGGCCATGTTCGGGGGCCTGGCCTTCCTGATCAACGGGAACATGGCGGTCGCCGCCTCCGGCCAGGGCGGCCTGCTGCTCCGGGCCGACCCGGCGGCCACGGACGCCCTGAGCCAGGATCCGCACGCGGAACCGTTCGTCATGCGGGGCCGGGAGATGAACGGCTGGCTGCGTATCGCCCCGGAAGGCGCGGCCACCGACGGGGACCTGACCCGCTGGGTGGCCATCGGCGTCGCCCAGGCGCTGGCGCTGCCGGGCAAGTAGGCCCGGCAGCTCCAGGGCCCGCGTTCAGGACGTCGGCGGGACCGAGGTGGTGGTCGCCTTGGCCACCCCCCGGTCGATCACCTTCGTGGCCGTCATCGGCGCGCTTCCGGTACCGACGACGCCCGCTCGGTCACCGACCTTGACCTCACCGATGGTGGCCGGGCTGCCCTTCGCGTGCCCTGTGACCCGCACCGTGGTCGCGGCGTTGATGACGAAGGCTTCCGACGTGCCGTCGGCCGCCTTGATCGTCACGGACGTGCCGGACACCGCGGTCACCACTCCACGGATCGCGTCGTGGGTGACGAACTTGCCGGTCTTGCCGTCCTTGGTCACCCACTGTGCGTGGGCCACTCGCTCCAGGCGCCGGGCCAGCGCGACCCGGTGTTTGCCGTCTCCCCGGGCGGCCGCGGTCGACGCCGAGGTGGTCGCCGCCGCGGGTGCGACCTCGGCCGCCGCGCCCGTCCCGGTGGCCGACGACCCCGGAGTCGCGGCCAGCGCGACCCCTCCGATCCCGAGGCCGACCGCTGCGGCGATGCCGCCGATCACCACGAACTTCTTCCACACGATGTCCTCCAGAGTTCGATGAGCCGCACCACCGTGGGCGACAGGGTCACTGTGCCGCGGGGTTGTTCACGCCTGACGGGCAGAATGTTCGGGGACGGTTCAGATCGACGTCGGGCCGGGAACTCAGGGGTGCGTCGGTCCGGCCCACAACTCCCGGACGATCCGGTGCGGGTCTGGCCTTTGCCCAGATGCGTGTTCATGACCGAGGGCGGTTCGGTCCCGCGGTCAGCACGGCCGAGAGGAACCAGGGTGCCTGCCGATCTGACGCTCGACCGGAAGCTGGCCGAATTCCTGCGCCGCTTCGCCCGGACGATGGCCACCGACTTCCCGATCCAGGCCATTCTGGACGAACTGGTGGCCCAGGTCGTCGAGATGCTGCCGGTCACGGCGGCCGGGGTCACCCTGATCTCCGGTGAGCGTCGTCCGCGGTACGTCGCGGCGTCCGATCACGTGGCGGCCACCGTCGAGCAGCTGCAGACCGATCTGCGCGAAGGGCCGTGTCTGCTGGCCCATCGATCCGGCCAGTCGGTGACGAGCCCCGATCTCCGGACGGACCAGCGGTTCCCGCAGTTCGGCCCCGCGGCCGTGGCCGCCGGGCTGCTGGCCGTGTTCACCTTTCCGCTTCGCCACGACAACCAGGTGCTCGGTGCGCTGGATCTGTACTCGGCTCAGGCGGGGGCGCTCCGCGCCGAGGCGCAGGCCGCGGCCGAGGTCGTGGCGGATGTCGCGTCGGCCTACTTGATCAATGCGCAGGGTCGTCGCGACCTGAAGGAGGCGTGGGACCGGGCCCGGCGGGCGGCGTTGTACGACGGGCTGACCGGCCTGCCGAACCGCAGCCTGATGCTGCAACGGATCCAGGCCGAGATCCGTGATCCTCGCCGTGGTCGGGTCGCCGCGGTCATGTTCGTCGACGTCGACGGGTTGAAGGCGGTCAACGATGTCCACGGGCACGCCACCGGTGACGAATTGCTGATCGCCGTGGCCGGCCGGATCGGTGAACGGCTCGGCCAACAGGACAGCCTCGGCCGACTGTCGGGCGACGAGTTCGCCGTGCTCACCGTCGGACACCCCACGGCCGAGGACGTCCTGTTGCTGGCCTCCGGGCTGGTCGCCGCGATGGCCGACCGCTACGTCCTGACCGGTGCCGAGGTCAGCACCACGGTCAGCGTCGGGGTGGCGTGGATCGCCTCCAGGGAGACGACCGCGGAACGGGTGCTGGCCCAGGCGGACACGGCCATGTACCAGGCGAAACGCCGCGGGGGCAACGGTTTGTTCGTCGTCGACGACCTCGGTGAGGCCCTGCTGGATCGTTACCGGCGGCTCGAAGTCGATCTGGTCGAGGTGATCACCCGCGGACAACTGCACAACGACTACCAACCCGTCGTGGAATCCGGGACCGGTGCGTTGGCCGGGTTGGAAACCTTGATCCGCTGGACCCATCCCGAGTTGGGAGTGGTCCCGCCGAGCTCGTTGATCCCGATGGCCGAGCGGGCCGGGTTCATCGACTCGATCGGCCGATGGGTGCTGCAGCAGGCGTTGTCGGACGCGCGGAGATGGGCTCGAACTCAATCCAGGCCGTTCAGCCTGGCCGTCAACGTCTCGCCCCAGCAACTGATGTCGGTCGGGTTCGTCGAGGTGGTCCGCGACGTGCTGGACGCGGTGCAGGACCTGAGCCCGGACAGGTTGGTGCTGGAGATCACCGAGAGCGTGTTTCTCCGTGACGGACGCAAGGCGCTGCAGGTTCTGGGCGAGCTACGCGAACTGGGCGTGACCCTGGCTCTGGACGATTTCGGGACCGGGTACTCCTCCCTGAGCTACCTGCGTCAATTCCCGGTGGACATCCTCAAGATCGACCGGACCTTCATCTCGGAGATCGACACCGACCCGGCGTCCTCGGCCATCGTGGGGGCGGTCACGGATCTGGCCCACCGGCTCGGCCTGGTGGTGGTGGCCGAGGGGGTGGAGACCGCGGCGCAACGACGAGCGGTGGTCGACCTCGGCTGCGACTACAGCCAGGGCTACTACTTCGCTCGTCCCCTGTCCGCGCCGGATGTCGACCGGTTGCTGCACCGGCCGCGCCTGACGCTGCCGGGCGGCTCGTGACCGTGCCCGTTTCGTCTCGCCACCGACCGTCAGACGAGGCCATGGGTGAAGGCGTAGTGCACGGCTTGCGCCCGGTCTCGGACGCCGAGTTTGCTGAAGATGTTGTTGACGTGGGTCTTCACCGTTGCCTCGCTGACGAACAGGGCCGCGGCGATTTCCCGGTTCGACCGGCCCGCCGCGATCAACGCCAGCACCTCACCCTCCCGGGCCGACAACCCGCCGGGGAGGGTCTTCGGGGCCGTCGGACCGCCCGGCGCAGACGGCTTGGAGACCGATCCCGTTGCGGCCGCCACCAAACGAGCCTGGACCGCTGGGTCCAGCACCGCCTGTCCGGCCGCTGCGGCCACCGCCGCCCGGGCGATGTCCTCGCGGCCGGCCTGCTTCGTGAGGTAACCCCGAGCGCCCGCGCCCAGGGCGGCGACGATGGAGTCGTCGTCGTCGAAGGTGGTCAGGACGACGACCGCGATCTCCGGGAACTGCTGCGTGATCAGTGCGGTCGCCGCGATGCCGTCGAGCTTCGGCATGCGGAGGTCCATCAGCACGACGTCCGGCTGATGTTCGGCGGCCATGGCGACGGCCTCCTCGCCGTTGCCGGCGGTGGCCACCACGCTCAGGCCCGGCGTCATGTCCAGCATCATGGCCAACGCCTCGCGTATGGACGCCTGGTCGTCGGCGACCACCAGTCGCAGGTCGCTCATTCGCTGTTCCCCTCGGTCGGTACTTCGACGGTTACCTGCCAGCCGCCGGCCAGCGCGCTCTCGGTGATCGGTCCGGCATCGACGAACCCGCCGAGCAGGGCCGTCCGTTCCCGCATCCCGACCAGACCCATGCCCGATCCCGGCGACGCGGCTCGGACAGGACCAGACGGTGCCGCACCGTTGAGGATCTCCAGCCGGATGCCATGGGGGACATACGTCAGACGAACGGCCAGCGGTGCCCCCGGAGCATGACGACGCGCATTGGTCAGTGCCTCCTGGGCGGCCCGGATCAGGGCCTGCGTGACGTTCGTCGGCAGTTCCCGGGCCTCGCCCGTGACCTGGAGTTCGGCCACACCGAGGAACTGGGCGGCCAGCGTCTCCTCCAGCGGCAGGACCTCGGCCCGCATGGCCGTGACGGCTCGCCGCGCTTCCGCCATGCCTTCTCGGACCATGCTGTGGGCCCGGGCGATCGACTCCCGGGCCCGAGCGGGCTCGCCCTCGGCCAGCAGCATCTCGCTCAGTTCGAGTTGCATGCTGACCCCGGAGAGGGAATGGGCGAGGACGTCGTGGATGTCGCGGGAGATGCGGGCCCGCTCGGCCAGCGTCCGAGCCTGCGCCTCGGACTCGGCTGCTCGTCGGGCCGACCGCGCCGCCTCCAGGGCGCTGGCCATGGCGACGTCCCGGCTGCGGTTGGCCATGCCCAGAAAGACGGGAAGCGACACCGTCAGGCCCAGAAGCCAAGGCCAGCCCGGGATCCCGTTCGCCTGCGCGATGTTCAGGCCGACGGCGCTCAGGACGCCGATGCCGACCGCGACCGGCAGCGCCTCGTTCGTCGGCAGTCGATACCCGGCCAGCCCGGCCGCGAGATAGCCGAAGGCGGCCCCCGTCCCGAGGGAACGGATGCTCAACAGCGCGGCGGCGGCCAGCCCCCAGGTGCAGACCAGGAGCAGCTCGTTGCGGTGGCCCAGCACGCCGGCCGGAACGTGGCGAAGGAGGATGAGGACGGAGTTGACCACCAGCAGGGCCAGGGCCAGCCCGTCGACTCCGGTGAACCCGAGATGTCCGAGCCAGAGCCAACTGGCGACGAGAATGGTGGCCGAGCCGGCGCGCTGGATCAGATCCTGGGTGCGGTTCCGGGCCGGCGTCACCGCGACTGGTTCCCCCGCCGGGTTCGTCACGGTGGTCATGGTCGCATCTTCTCCCAGTTCGGTGTTCGATCATATGTTTCACGTGAAACGAGTCCGGTCCCGGGACTGGGTCGGCCTCGCGGCTCGGCGCTCGCGAGTTCAGGCCGTGACCAGTTCCGTCACGGTGACGTCGGGGGTTGCGATTCGGCGGACCCGCACCTGCACGGCAATGACTCGACCCACGACGGTGGCCAGCGCCATCAAGACGAAGAACGGAGCGATGGTGGCCGGGACCAGATGGTGATCCATCATGAAGATCCCGACCTGCAGTCGGAATCCGGCGATGTTGCTGAGGCTCCAGACGAAGCCGATGCGCAGGGCCATGGCCACCAGCCAGGTGAGGACGAAGCCGACCCCAGTAGTGGTGTAGACCTTCCCGTCGCTCTCGCGCGTGACGCGGGTGGTCAGCGTGGCCAGGACGGCGAAACCGCCGCCGATCGCGATGCCGGCCAGGTACAGCCAGCCTGCGTTACCCCCGAACGGGGCGTCGTCCAGGTAGCTGTAGCCGAACGCGGCCACGCTGATCAACGGCAGGAGCACCTTGTGTCGGCTGTACCCGCGGCGGCCGAACTGGCTCGCCATCATCACCGCGAAGATGCCGCCGCTGATGATCAGGGCCTGGGTGAAGTCGCTCATGACGCTCTCCTCGGTCGCAGTTCCCGGTGGGCCGCGTGGCCCCTGCGAACGACTCTGCTCGGGAAGGGGACCCGGCACATCGGGCTACAGGTGGAACCGGGGTGGACTGCCGCTGATCCACCCGGGGGTGGAGCGATCGCCGCCGATGACTCCGAACGCCCGGGCCCGGGGTCCCGATCGGCCCCGGTTCGCAGTCGGCTATCTTTGCTGACAGGTCGGTAAGCGGACTGGCCCCGGCCGCGGCGCGGTCGAGCAGACTCGGCAGGGAGATCTCATGGCAACGTTGCCCGCACTTTCGGTGCAGCTCTACTCGGTGCGCACGCATCTCGCCGAGGATCTCCCGGGTTCCCTGGCCCGGCTCGCAGCTATCGGGCTCACTCAGGTGGAGCCCTACGACCTGCTCACCGATCCCGCTGGTCTGCGAAAAGCTTTGGACGACAACGGTCTCACCGCGCCGAGCGCGCACACGCGGGTCGCGTCCGGGTCCACCGACCTGGACCAGGTGTTCGAGTCGGCGGCAACGGTCGGAGTCGGGATCGTCATCGATCCGATGACGGATCCGGCCCGTTGGACCACTCTGGACGGAATCAAGGGCGTCGCCG
This window of the Nakamurella panacisegetis genome carries:
- a CDS encoding response regulator, coding for MTTAPIRVFLLDDHEIVRRGIADLISAAGDIEVVGEAGSAAEALARVPSLRPQVAILDARLPDGSGIDVCRDLRSADPDLQCLILTSYDDDEALFAAVMAGAAGYLLKEIRGSSLVDAIRQVAAGGSLMDPKVTGRLLTRLREGEPHDKRMEGLTDRDRDILALIADGLTNRQIGEHLHLAEKTIKNYVSALLSKLGMQRRTQAAVFGAEIKR
- a CDS encoding Acg family FMN-binding oxidoreductase encodes the protein MFTPVFGLSAQQTVQVLSAAGRAPSLHNSQPWAFRLTSDRIELHLDPARRLPASDPDGREARLACGAALFNLRLALARHGVRATSDVVAEPGDGPLAVVELGGDFALSPERAELERAIVHRRTNRRPFFDEDVPPGHRLTLARAAEIEGATLWTVSEPLILDRLAGLAESADRAQHADPAWLREWAAWTGGSGGDDRDPVITAGPGPVPDDPWARRDFGRPAGRPAGPQPLVAVLATPDDQPRSQVLAGQAMERVLLTATGLGLAASFVSRLVEVPSVRAQVAALIGGALYPQTVLRIGFGGPVPGTTRRAVEECLWSQPCEHDREAAILRQVR
- a CDS encoding aldose epimerase family protein; the protein is MSVDAELSTPSLSVGVIGYGARISYIRAPDRHGNWADVAKGFDDPAAWRADPTFQGATIGRYANRINRGTFELDGRRFHVPLNDGANALHGGPGGFSDRDWEVEPPVVTPHESSVTMRRTSPDGEMGFPGNLDVSVVFSVTGSELTIDYRAITDAPTPVNLTNHVYLNLAGRPSSIADHEVTLFADRVAEIGPGLISTGGLIDVAGTPLDFRTPAPIGERWRASHPQMVLAGGYDHAYLLDSSGGEYDGLRLGARVIEPSTGRCLELFTDQPTVQFYSGNMLTGTVVERSGSTLRQSDAFCLEPQQLSDSVNQPHFPSTVLRPGAEYRNRTIYRFSAE
- a CDS encoding DoxX family membrane protein, which encodes MTTTVRPTVPAPSAAPTGTAPTGAAATGTVTTSAAPHITGAQKAVAVMRIGLGWVFLWAFLDKVFGFGYSTPSARAWINGGSPTKGFLGNVHVGPLQSVFRDLAGNVVIDWLFMLALLGLGVALILGVTLRIAAVSGSLLLLLMWAAEWPMAQFNSAGVATGSSNPLVDYHIIFAIGLAVIAALGAASPWGLGKWWSSRPVVDAHPVLR
- a CDS encoding putative bifunctional diguanylate cyclase/phosphodiesterase, producing MPADLTLDRKLAEFLRRFARTMATDFPIQAILDELVAQVVEMLPVTAAGVTLISGERRPRYVAASDHVAATVEQLQTDLREGPCLLAHRSGQSVTSPDLRTDQRFPQFGPAAVAAGLLAVFTFPLRHDNQVLGALDLYSAQAGALRAEAQAAAEVVADVASAYLINAQGRRDLKEAWDRARRAALYDGLTGLPNRSLMLQRIQAEIRDPRRGRVAAVMFVDVDGLKAVNDVHGHATGDELLIAVAGRIGERLGQQDSLGRLSGDEFAVLTVGHPTAEDVLLLASGLVAAMADRYVLTGAEVSTTVSVGVAWIASRETTAERVLAQADTAMYQAKRRGGNGLFVVDDLGEALLDRYRRLEVDLVEVITRGQLHNDYQPVVESGTGALAGLETLIRWTHPELGVVPPSSLIPMAERAGFIDSIGRWVLQQALSDARRWARTQSRPFSLAVNVSPQQLMSVGFVEVVRDVLDAVQDLSPDRLVLEITESVFLRDGRKALQVLGELRELGVTLALDDFGTGYSSLSYLRQFPVDILKIDRTFISEIDTDPASSAIVGAVTDLAHRLGLVVVAEGVETAAQRRAVVDLGCDYSQGYYFARPLSAPDVDRLLHRPRLTLPGGS
- a CDS encoding TfoX/Sxy family protein, which translates into the protein MAYDRDLAERVREELAERSDVVEKAMFGGLAFLINGNMAVAASGQGGLLLRADPAATDALSQDPHAEPFVMRGREMNGWLRIAPEGAATDGDLTRWVAIGVAQALALPGK
- a CDS encoding sensor histidine kinase, encoding MFLIRENGADLLSELPTVPKLHIDELLEQLVSRAGEVVAARDGLRKLLTANSSIVGELSLPEVLRRVVQSACDLTGARYGALGVIGQDGTLEQFIHVGMDPELVDSIGPLPKGKGLLGALIAHPEPITLLELGADPRSSGFPANHPPMSSFLGVPIKLRGEVYGNLYLTENETGQFTAEHTDLAVSLAATAAIAIENARLFRDSQRRQDWLEASTEITRRLLTRPVDNALDDIAEQVKVMAEADVVIVVLPVGDGARLRIEVATGQGAAELTGRVYPDAGTLSQAAIDTGQPIRIARVDKADNLRVHIADVVRIGPVIALPLTGSGRPRGALLAARLAGRTAFSLAELDMAATFAGHAAVALELADARAVGERLALLEDRDRIARDLHDHVIQRLFAAGLTVQSVLSGSLPNRADRLTRVVDDIDETIRQIRTSIFALQTPRSTASARTQLLATLDEIAPTMRAEPHIRFVGPIDTVVAAELFDDVQAVLREALSNAARHSDADLVDVDLRVADGWLTLVVSDTGIGIGEPTRNSGLGNMKARATRRNGHFNTSPGPDGGTVLTWAVPLFAAPTTTGDR
- a CDS encoding response regulator transcription factor: MSDLRLVVADDQASIREALAMMLDMTPGLSVVATAGNGEEAVAMAAEHQPDVVLMDLRMPKLDGIAATALITQQFPEIAVVVLTTFDDDDSIVAALGAGARGYLTKQAGREDIARAAVAAAAGQAVLDPAVQARLVAAATGSVSKPSAPGGPTAPKTLPGGLSAREGEVLALIAAGRSNREIAAALFVSEATVKTHVNNIFSKLGVRDRAQAVHYAFTHGLV
- a CDS encoding universal stress protein; translation: MSIERSNFILVGIDGTPASTAAVLWAADEAARRRADLHLLHAYAIPAPPGFPGAGMTVGDLTNSVREAGRAQLADAEAAALARHPELTVDTMMECGSAVDLLREEAEHALLLVVGTRAEHEFVESVFGSVAARLAGHAPCPVVVIREGADVATTDRPVVIGLDGTPSCEGAVAFAFEEASLRQVELIAVHSWDDSPFDGFQRVYPLLIDRDAIDEEERRVLVEQLGGWVDRYPDVTVRSVVRRGKAEAGLTHPDAEHATVPALVVVGTRGAGRFTALVKGSTSRDLLAHSPIPVAVVRGEYADGRYDATRKKRPLNV